In the Haloferula helveola genome, one interval contains:
- a CDS encoding Ig-like domain-containing protein, with protein sequence MKIPILPFACSASLFLSFVAPLSGQGISVFTANTAGDSMTTSDLVHTFDTTVRNALADHNLSGTTDFQMSAGHHLVLYNSYFFKDPTGLGTNDRSEIQTNLNLAGTDLSEGWSQGYIRVQNGQNETITSGGAIIEVASAGDVLQLQSFRSDSDTNGMVRENSGTGIQLLKLDDSWDYLRITGTGADQPLPNDITTWLPVNYNTELEKDAASFAFAAGGSDVTLAGQGHYLLFANTFIEQPSNRDAVVQRLTLDGTEVTGSKTCVYIRGNADGCSSGAAALGMIIETSSANQVLNVQIRQEQARPGDIIGAQTALTIVKLPDTGDFVRLEDLSNDQNLNAATPTVLVYDDAGAQLEVDAAFTHSTSTDPGRVGVSVSGDYLFLSTQFDENDGVQRGFYQQGWQVNGSGGIAIQGQTGRYSRDSGTNRFGNWSGFISALNPTDYVETLTQALGNVGTNTADALTLQGLRLDNLFGPDVTDPTLIEVSPPDNQPDVFAGDALIASFSEGIALVNGGTVTIVEDPNGSPSSTVLTIPDGQLSVSGNQLTIAPTGGLGFDTEYAIQISADAVDDLAAVPNSFAGILDNTTWNFTTLPLDTADPVVDTLNPADDSTAVSIFNPSLVITFDEIVEAGTGNIELVRVGDSTVIATVDITDSAAVSIVDEVVTVNVATVLDVGTEYAVRIDSGALTDRSANSFGGISDLTTWSFTTETFPTPAAYWPMRDGLPGSAFSGADDVIDDPSHGATDASPDGSSIGHAWAADPFRGVVYSTPEDSRLDAGTQDINMDDGFTWSLWVKTDGNQNADAGADVVFGSRSGVWNKLQVTAWQRWVDIGGYNLDDGEWHHVLAIGSKSPGTLVSLYVDGAFVGSDSSLFNNTEVVNDSLEIGGSSSFDEDMAGLISDVAVWDVALPVDLIDDLYTDSVVLAPDTTAPVLAATTPVDEEPSAAGNFLQAIFDEPVVLGTGDIRIVNTTDAITTTIAVTDGSQVTVSGASISISPTMALQSGKSYAVEMDAGVVTSFSSGLPFAGIPDQTTWNFVIEAVPPTLVTLNPVDDSLDVNPAANLVVTFDEPMAAGSGNIEVKNLTDAVTTNVDVTGSEVSIAGTVVTINPAALLTPGKSYAVQIPAGVLTDVSGNAFGGILNDTDWSFTTGTPPTGLIVYEGFQYADPSTNDILGGQPDDAGVTDVDATGLAGTWNDASGGNSGNTMYLIAGSLAYGDHVTLGNHVGFNTNSDRDIYHRDPTPAAQLGISGNPEIWFSFLADKVLNSFSAAEGGVAITNQIVANSEIVLNTGGDGLVGFGIAPTGSGNNWTAYAWDGSSQVAGDAALPVSIGANDVRLLVGRISFDAGAGGADVFTIFEYQLSGSNTVAGGALSQIASPIEVDVDQTVLDTLNVTRQVSTSYDEIRIGTSLADVVPGAGAPASPYSDWVIANGLSGGDELTTADVEPDGLVNLLEFAFGTDPNASDNGTLVADGSVNGVPIIQTSGGGGGITFNYMFVRRKDYGASGSVSYTPQFSSQLGGWYNSTATPTFVADSTDDPDYEVVSVPYPALLPDGKKARFARMEINEVP encoded by the coding sequence ATGAAAATCCCTATTCTCCCTTTCGCTTGTTCCGCCTCCCTGTTCCTGAGCTTTGTCGCTCCACTGTCCGGCCAAGGCATCTCGGTTTTCACAGCCAACACGGCAGGTGACTCGATGACGACGAGCGACCTCGTTCACACCTTTGATACCACGGTCCGCAACGCACTTGCTGACCACAATCTCTCGGGCACCACCGATTTTCAGATGTCCGCGGGGCACCACCTCGTGCTCTATAACTCATACTTCTTCAAGGACCCGACCGGCTTGGGAACGAACGACAGATCCGAGATCCAGACGAATCTGAATCTCGCCGGGACCGATCTGTCGGAGGGGTGGTCACAAGGTTACATCCGGGTCCAGAACGGGCAGAACGAGACGATTACGTCAGGCGGGGCAATCATCGAGGTGGCGAGCGCCGGCGATGTGCTCCAGTTGCAGTCGTTCAGATCGGATTCGGACACCAACGGGATGGTGCGCGAGAACTCGGGCACCGGGATCCAACTGCTCAAGTTGGATGACTCGTGGGACTACCTCAGGATCACCGGGACCGGAGCCGACCAGCCGCTTCCGAACGACATCACCACCTGGCTGCCGGTCAACTACAACACCGAACTGGAGAAGGACGCGGCGTCGTTCGCATTCGCCGCGGGCGGGTCCGATGTCACTCTTGCCGGGCAGGGCCACTACCTGTTGTTCGCCAACACGTTTATCGAGCAGCCGAGCAACCGGGACGCGGTCGTGCAGCGCCTGACTCTGGATGGCACGGAAGTCACCGGCTCGAAAACCTGCGTCTACATCCGTGGTAACGCGGACGGCTGCAGTAGCGGGGCCGCCGCACTCGGCATGATCATCGAGACAAGCAGTGCCAACCAGGTGCTCAACGTGCAGATCCGGCAGGAACAGGCGCGACCGGGAGACATCATCGGGGCCCAGACGGCACTGACGATCGTCAAACTGCCGGACACCGGTGACTTTGTCCGTCTCGAAGACCTGAGCAATGATCAGAATCTGAATGCGGCGACACCGACGGTGCTCGTGTACGATGACGCCGGAGCTCAACTTGAAGTCGACGCGGCATTCACCCACTCGACGTCCACCGACCCGGGACGGGTCGGTGTTTCAGTCAGCGGCGACTATCTTTTCCTCTCCACCCAGTTTGACGAGAACGATGGTGTGCAGCGCGGGTTTTACCAGCAGGGTTGGCAGGTCAACGGCTCCGGTGGAATTGCGATCCAAGGGCAAACCGGACGCTATTCCCGCGACAGCGGCACGAACCGGTTCGGCAACTGGTCGGGATTCATTTCCGCCCTCAACCCCACCGACTACGTGGAAACGCTCACCCAAGCCTTGGGGAATGTCGGAACCAACACCGCGGATGCCCTCACCCTTCAGGGCCTCCGTCTCGATAATCTCTTCGGTCCCGATGTGACCGATCCGACCCTGATCGAAGTCTCGCCCCCGGACAACCAGCCTGATGTTTTTGCCGGTGACGCTCTCATCGCGTCCTTCAGCGAGGGGATCGCGCTCGTGAATGGCGGCACCGTGACGATCGTCGAGGACCCGAACGGTTCGCCGAGCAGCACCGTGCTGACAATCCCGGACGGCCAGTTGAGTGTCAGCGGCAACCAGCTCACGATCGCTCCGACCGGGGGGCTCGGGTTCGACACGGAGTATGCGATCCAGATCAGCGCGGATGCGGTCGATGATCTTGCGGCAGTGCCGAACAGCTTTGCGGGCATTCTTGACAACACGACGTGGAATTTCACGACCTTGCCGCTGGATACGGCGGATCCGGTTGTGGATACCTTGAATCCGGCGGATGACTCGACCGCCGTGTCGATCTTCAATCCCTCTCTTGTCATCACCTTCGACGAGATCGTTGAGGCGGGCACCGGCAACATTGAACTGGTGAGGGTAGGCGATTCCACGGTGATCGCTACCGTCGACATCACGGACTCGGCGGCGGTTTCGATCGTCGACGAGGTGGTGACCGTCAACGTGGCGACGGTTCTGGATGTGGGCACGGAGTATGCGGTCAGGATCGATTCCGGGGCCTTGACCGACCGCTCGGCGAATTCCTTCGGGGGTATTTCGGATCTGACCACATGGAGTTTCACCACCGAAACCTTTCCGACACCGGCAGCCTATTGGCCCATGCGTGACGGTTTGCCGGGGAGCGCCTTCAGCGGGGCTGACGATGTGATCGACGATCCATCGCACGGCGCCACCGATGCCAGCCCCGACGGATCTTCGATCGGGCATGCTTGGGCGGCGGATCCGTTCAGAGGAGTGGTCTATTCCACTCCCGAAGACAGCCGATTGGATGCCGGAACGCAGGATATCAATATGGACGACGGGTTCACATGGTCGCTATGGGTGAAGACGGACGGCAACCAGAACGCGGACGCTGGCGCCGATGTGGTCTTCGGTAGCCGGAGCGGCGTCTGGAACAAGCTTCAGGTCACTGCTTGGCAGAGATGGGTCGATATCGGCGGATACAATCTGGACGATGGTGAGTGGCACCATGTGCTGGCGATCGGATCGAAATCTCCAGGCACGCTGGTGAGCCTATATGTTGACGGTGCCTTTGTTGGCTCGGACTCGAGCCTCTTCAACAATACGGAAGTGGTGAACGACTCACTGGAGATCGGTGGCAGTTCTTCCTTCGACGAGGACATGGCCGGATTGATCAGCGACGTTGCGGTGTGGGACGTCGCTCTTCCTGTGGACCTGATCGATGATCTCTACACCGACTCGGTGGTGCTTGCACCGGACACGACCGCCCCAGTGTTGGCCGCCACCACGCCTGTGGACGAGGAACCGTCCGCCGCCGGAAACTTCCTGCAGGCGATATTCGACGAGCCGGTGGTGCTGGGGACAGGGGATATCCGGATCGTCAATACCACGGACGCGATCACGACCACGATCGCCGTTACCGATGGCAGCCAGGTTACGGTTTCGGGTGCGTCGATTTCGATCAGCCCCACGATGGCTCTCCAGTCGGGCAAAAGCTACGCGGTCGAGATGGATGCCGGAGTGGTTACGAGCTTCTCGTCCGGGCTGCCTTTCGCTGGCATTCCTGACCAAACCACGTGGAACTTCGTGATTGAGGCCGTCCCGCCTACTCTGGTGACTCTGAACCCGGTCGATGACTCGTTGGATGTGAATCCTGCGGCAAATCTTGTTGTGACCTTCGATGAGCCGATGGCTGCCGGAAGTGGCAACATCGAGGTCAAAAATCTCACCGACGCCGTGACCACGAACGTCGACGTTACGGGTTCGGAAGTCTCGATTGCCGGCACCGTCGTGACGATCAATCCTGCGGCCCTTCTGACCCCCGGGAAATCCTATGCCGTGCAGATTCCGGCCGGAGTGCTCACTGATGTTTCCGGGAACGCTTTCGGCGGAATCCTGAATGATACCGACTGGAGCTTCACGACCGGAACTCCCCCGACCGGACTGATCGTTTACGAGGGCTTCCAATACGCGGATCCGTCGACCAACGACATCCTCGGAGGGCAACCGGACGATGCCGGGGTGACGGATGTTGATGCCACCGGATTGGCCGGCACCTGGAACGATGCGAGCGGCGGGAACTCAGGGAACACGATGTATCTCATCGCCGGTAGCCTCGCCTACGGCGACCATGTGACCTTGGGGAATCATGTCGGCTTCAACACCAATTCCGACCGGGATATCTATCACCGGGATCCGACCCCTGCCGCCCAGCTCGGAATTTCCGGCAACCCGGAGATCTGGTTCAGCTTCCTTGCCGACAAGGTGTTGAACAGCTTCAGCGCTGCCGAAGGGGGCGTTGCGATCACCAACCAGATCGTAGCCAATTCGGAGATCGTCCTGAATACGGGAGGGGATGGACTGGTTGGATTCGGCATCGCTCCTACGGGATCGGGGAACAACTGGACCGCCTATGCGTGGGACGGCTCTTCCCAAGTCGCAGGAGATGCGGCGCTTCCCGTGTCGATCGGAGCCAATGACGTCCGTTTGCTGGTTGGGAGAATTTCGTTCGATGCCGGCGCGGGAGGGGCGGATGTTTTCACCATCTTCGAGTATCAGCTTAGCGGCAGCAACACGGTCGCCGGGGGCGCGCTGAGCCAGATCGCCAGCCCGATCGAGGTGGATGTCGACCAAACCGTTCTGGACACGCTGAATGTCACCCGGCAGGTGAGCACCAGCTACGACGAAATCCGTATCGGTACCTCGCTCGCGGATGTCGTGCCGGGAGCCGGGGCCCCGGCCAGTCCCTACAGCGACTGGGTAATTGCCAACGGCCTATCGGGTGGCGACGAACTGACAACCGCCGACGTCGAACCCGACGGTCTCGTCAACCTGCTGGAGTTCGCATTCGGCACGGATCCGAACGCCAGTGACAACGGCACCCTCGTTGCCGACGGCTCCGTCAATGGCGTGCCGATCATCCAGACGAGTGGTGGCGGTGGAGGAATCACCTTCAACTATATGTTCGTGCGCCGTAAGGATTATGGAGCATCAGGAAGTGTGAGTTATACACCTCAGTTTAGCAGTCAGCTGGGAGGATGGTATAACAGCACGGCAACACCCACCTTTGTGGCGGATTCGACGGACGATCCGGACTACGAAGTCGTGAGTGTTCCGTACCCTGCTCTTCTTCCCGACGGAAAGAAGGCAAGATTCGCCCGAATGGAGATTAACGAAGTGCCCTGA
- a CDS encoding arylsulfatase yields the protein MRTTVLLLIIFALRLHAASPNIVLIITDDQGYGDLGCTGNPVIKTPHVDALAAESVWLDDYHVAPTCSPTRASLMTGHWTNRTGVWHTIAGRSMLRVDQVTVADMLRKSGYITGMFGKWHLGDNYPFRPQDRGFDEVYCHGGGGVSQTPDYWDNAYFDGHYFHNGKAVPAKGFCTDVFFDAASDFIRSSVKEGKPFFTYLATNAPHGPLHAPQEEIDRYKDQNEALATFYAMITNIDTNVGKLRKLLDELKVTDNTIFIYTTDNGTAGGAKVFNAGMKGQKGSEYDGGHRVPFFMHWPNGGLKEKRVIDTICHASDIAPTLLELTGSSKPDSVKFDGSSLAPLLKQKEGIDWPDRILVTDSQRVRDPIKWRKSAVMTQRWRLVNGKELYDITADPGQKEDVADRYPEETKRLQDFYEKWWADLEPGFATYAESVFGHPDHPEILLTCHDWVTDGMSPWNHTHIRRGPVEKSGRFEGYWATRVEEAGRYRISLRRWPVEADHPIRGSLPPGKDVPGASKAWRAVPGKALDITKATLQIDGKALETKPVGDEDTEAVFEVELKAGSQKFAPYFELADGKQVGAYFATITKL from the coding sequence ATGAGAACCACCGTCCTTCTCCTGATCATTTTTGCCCTGCGACTCCACGCCGCATCACCGAACATCGTGCTCATCATCACCGACGACCAGGGTTACGGTGATCTCGGCTGCACGGGAAACCCGGTCATCAAGACACCCCACGTCGACGCGTTGGCGGCCGAGTCGGTCTGGCTCGACGACTACCATGTCGCTCCGACCTGTTCACCGACCCGCGCCTCGCTCATGACCGGCCACTGGACCAACCGCACCGGCGTCTGGCACACGATCGCCGGCCGCTCGATGCTTCGGGTCGATCAGGTCACGGTGGCCGACATGCTCCGGAAGTCCGGTTATATCACCGGCATGTTCGGCAAGTGGCACCTCGGCGACAACTACCCGTTCCGCCCTCAGGATCGCGGCTTCGATGAAGTCTACTGTCACGGCGGCGGCGGGGTCAGCCAAACGCCCGACTACTGGGACAACGCCTACTTCGACGGCCACTACTTCCACAACGGCAAGGCCGTTCCGGCGAAGGGCTTCTGCACCGATGTCTTCTTCGATGCCGCCAGCGACTTCATCCGCAGCAGCGTGAAGGAGGGCAAGCCGTTCTTCACCTACCTCGCGACCAACGCACCGCACGGACCGCTCCACGCGCCTCAGGAGGAGATCGATCGCTACAAGGACCAGAACGAGGCTCTCGCGACCTTTTACGCGATGATCACCAACATCGACACCAACGTCGGCAAGCTGCGGAAGCTGCTCGACGAGTTGAAGGTCACCGACAACACGATCTTCATCTACACCACCGACAACGGCACCGCCGGCGGAGCCAAGGTCTTCAACGCCGGAATGAAGGGGCAGAAGGGTTCCGAGTATGACGGCGGCCACCGTGTCCCGTTCTTCATGCACTGGCCGAATGGTGGCCTGAAGGAGAAGCGGGTGATCGATACCATCTGCCACGCGTCGGACATCGCCCCCACCCTCCTCGAACTCACGGGTTCGTCGAAGCCGGACAGCGTGAAGTTCGACGGAAGTTCACTCGCCCCGTTGCTGAAGCAGAAGGAAGGCATCGACTGGCCGGACCGCATCCTGGTCACAGACTCCCAGCGCGTCCGCGATCCGATCAAGTGGCGGAAGTCCGCGGTGATGACGCAGCGCTGGCGGCTCGTGAACGGCAAGGAGCTCTACGACATCACCGCCGACCCCGGACAGAAGGAGGATGTCGCCGACCGCTACCCGGAAGAGACGAAACGGTTGCAGGACTTCTACGAGAAGTGGTGGGCGGATCTGGAACCCGGCTTCGCTACCTACGCCGAAAGCGTGTTCGGACACCCCGACCACCCGGAGATCCTGCTGACCTGCCACGACTGGGTGACGGACGGCATGTCACCGTGGAACCACACCCATATCCGCCGGGGACCGGTGGAGAAGAGCGGTCGCTTCGAGGGATACTGGGCAACGCGGGTCGAGGAAGCCGGACGCTACCGGATCTCACTGCGACGTTGGCCGGTCGAAGCGGATCACCCGATCCGCGGCTCGCTGCCTCCGGGCAAGGACGTGCCCGGGGCCAGCAAGGCGTGGCGTGCGGTGCCCGGCAAGGCACTCGACATCACCAAGGCAACGCTCCAGATCGACGGCAAAGCGCTTGAGACGAAGCCGGTCGGCGATGAGGACACCGAGGCCGTCTTCGAAGTCGAGCTGAAGGCAGGCTCGCAGAAGTTCGCCCCCTACTTCGAACTGGCCGACGGCAAGCAGGTAGGCGCCTACTTCGCCACCATCACCAAACTCTGA
- a CDS encoding sulfatase produces the protein MKRLVLASLVLLLPLSAAERPNVLLIAVDDLNDWIGCLGGHPQALTPNMDALAGRGVLFSNAHCQSPVCNPSRASLMTSLYPETSGIYFLNPPIEASPVSRKSLTMPERFEKEGYRVAAAGKLFHAAENAKYFKDYGGGMGGMGPRPKKKISQPHGHPLWDWGAFPEKDEEMPDHKIAAWAADRIGSMETDRPFFLAVGFHRPHVPMFVPQKWFDMHPLKKVKLPKVLETDLDDLSPYAIDITRLKHVAPTHEWIKEAGEWRHAVQSYLACVTFVDDCVGTVLKALDSSPFRDNTIVVLFSDHGFHLGEKDRWAKRTVWEDSTRVPVIIVPPGGKGGAVCTQPAELIDLYPTLLDLTGSKPDERLEGQSLRPLLEDVKAEWPHMARTSFGPGNVAIRSERYRFIRYVDGSEEFYDHADDPHEWKNRIEDPALAERIGKHRDQLPGKNAKILGKGATGHISYAASAERLEERKKEAK, from the coding sequence ATGAAGCGTCTTGTTCTCGCGTCCCTTGTCTTGCTGCTTCCGCTTTCCGCCGCGGAGCGTCCGAATGTCCTGCTGATCGCGGTCGATGACCTCAACGACTGGATCGGTTGCCTCGGTGGCCATCCCCAGGCCCTGACGCCGAACATGGACGCGCTTGCCGGCCGTGGCGTGCTTTTCAGCAATGCCCATTGCCAGTCGCCGGTCTGCAATCCCTCACGGGCCAGCCTGATGACCTCGCTCTACCCGGAGACCAGCGGCATCTACTTCCTGAACCCTCCGATCGAGGCGTCACCGGTTTCCCGCAAGTCGCTCACGATGCCGGAACGCTTCGAAAAGGAAGGCTACCGGGTCGCAGCCGCGGGCAAGCTTTTCCATGCCGCGGAGAACGCGAAGTATTTCAAGGACTACGGTGGCGGCATGGGCGGCATGGGCCCGCGGCCGAAGAAGAAGATCAGCCAGCCGCACGGGCACCCGTTGTGGGACTGGGGCGCGTTTCCCGAAAAGGATGAGGAGATGCCGGATCACAAGATCGCCGCGTGGGCGGCCGACCGGATCGGGTCGATGGAAACCGACAGACCCTTCTTCCTGGCGGTCGGGTTCCATCGCCCGCACGTCCCGATGTTTGTTCCGCAGAAGTGGTTCGACATGCATCCGCTGAAGAAAGTGAAGCTGCCGAAGGTGCTCGAAACCGATCTCGACGATCTATCGCCGTATGCCATCGACATCACCCGGCTGAAGCACGTCGCTCCGACCCACGAGTGGATCAAGGAGGCGGGGGAGTGGCGCCACGCGGTGCAGTCGTACCTCGCCTGTGTGACCTTCGTCGATGACTGCGTCGGCACCGTTCTCAAGGCGCTCGACTCGAGCCCATTCCGCGATAACACGATCGTCGTGCTGTTCTCGGACCATGGATTCCACCTCGGCGAGAAGGACCGCTGGGCGAAGCGGACGGTGTGGGAGGACTCGACCCGGGTTCCGGTCATCATCGTTCCTCCGGGAGGCAAGGGCGGCGCGGTCTGCACCCAGCCGGCCGAACTGATCGATCTCTATCCGACCCTGCTCGATCTCACCGGTTCCAAGCCGGACGAACGCCTCGAAGGCCAGTCGCTACGGCCGTTGCTGGAGGACGTGAAGGCCGAGTGGCCGCATATGGCCCGCACCAGCTTCGGTCCGGGGAATGTCGCGATCCGTTCCGAGCGCTACCGCTTCATCCGCTACGTCGATGGGTCGGAGGAGTTCTACGATCACGCCGACGACCCTCATGAATGGAAGAATCGCATCGAGGATCCGGCACTGGCGGAACGGATCGGGAAGCACCGCGACCAATTGCCTGGCAAGAATGCCAAGATCCTCGGCAAAGGTGCGACCGGACACATTTCCTACGCCGCCTCGGCCGAACGGCTCGAGGAGCGGAAGAAGGAAGCGAAGTGA
- a CDS encoding sulfatase: protein MNRTSRFLPQCFMAMAAGLILAASVRADETPNVVIILSDDQSWTDYGFMGHEHIETPNLDLLADQSATFPRGYVPTALCRPALMSIITGLYAHETKITGNDPAKTPQNAAHANRTGLDPREVMISNIDRTGALPVWLKEKGYVSFQSGKWWEGAPSRGGFTDGMTRGFPKPGGRHGDDGLKIGREGMEPVFEFIDGAVEAKKPFFLWYAPFLPHTPHNPPKRLFDKYLKLDLPKTVARYYAMCEWFDETCGELITGLDKRGVSDNTLVIYVTDNGWIQSPKSSSYAPRSKRSPNEGGVRTPIMFRWPGVIKPGERKELCTSLDIAPTILSAAGAKAPHEFPGLDLLPALREGKAIERNTLFGESFAHDVADVMVPEASLIFRWVMEGDMKLILTYDGRRGSYKYPPEDYRPQLYDLVKDPHENHNLAKDQPETVQRLAKKIADWWPTERKTVTEWSDEPVFIEPVE, encoded by the coding sequence GTGAACCGGACATCGAGATTCCTTCCCCAATGCTTCATGGCCATGGCGGCCGGGCTGATCCTTGCCGCCTCCGTGCGGGCCGACGAGACGCCCAACGTGGTGATCATCCTTTCGGACGACCAGTCGTGGACCGACTACGGGTTCATGGGTCACGAGCACATCGAGACGCCGAATCTCGATCTCCTTGCCGACCAGAGCGCGACCTTCCCCCGCGGCTATGTGCCGACCGCGCTTTGCCGGCCGGCCCTGATGTCGATCATCACCGGTCTCTACGCGCACGAGACGAAGATTACTGGCAATGACCCGGCGAAGACACCGCAGAACGCGGCCCACGCCAACCGCACCGGACTCGATCCCCGCGAGGTGATGATTTCGAACATCGACCGGACCGGGGCGCTGCCTGTCTGGCTGAAGGAGAAGGGCTACGTGAGTTTCCAGAGCGGGAAGTGGTGGGAAGGCGCGCCGTCCCGCGGCGGGTTTACCGACGGCATGACCCGGGGTTTCCCGAAACCGGGAGGGCGTCACGGCGATGACGGCCTGAAGATCGGCCGCGAAGGCATGGAGCCGGTGTTCGAGTTCATCGATGGCGCGGTCGAGGCGAAGAAGCCGTTCTTCCTGTGGTATGCCCCGTTCCTCCCGCACACGCCGCACAACCCGCCGAAACGCCTTTTCGACAAGTATCTCAAACTCGATCTGCCGAAGACCGTGGCGCGCTACTACGCGATGTGCGAGTGGTTCGACGAGACCTGCGGGGAATTGATAACGGGCCTCGACAAGCGGGGTGTCAGCGACAACACGCTTGTCATCTATGTGACCGACAACGGCTGGATCCAGAGTCCGAAGAGCAGTTCTTACGCGCCGCGTTCCAAGCGCAGCCCGAACGAGGGAGGTGTCCGGACGCCGATCATGTTCCGCTGGCCCGGCGTCATCAAGCCGGGCGAGCGGAAGGAGCTGTGCACCAGCCTCGACATCGCGCCGACCATCCTTTCCGCCGCCGGTGCGAAAGCCCCGCACGAGTTTCCGGGCCTCGACCTGCTTCCGGCTCTCCGTGAGGGCAAGGCCATCGAGAGAAACACCCTGTTCGGGGAATCGTTCGCCCATGACGTCGCCGACGTGATGGTTCCGGAGGCCTCGCTGATTTTCCGCTGGGTCATGGAGGGCGACATGAAACTGATCCTGACTTACGACGGCCGCCGGGGTTCGTACAAGTATCCGCCTGAGGACTACCGGCCCCAGCTGTATGACCTCGTCAAGGATCCTCACGAGAACCACAACCTCGCCAAGGATCAGCCGGAGACGGTGCAACGGCTGGCGAAGAAGATTGCGGATTGGTGGCCGACGGAGCGCAAGACGGTCACGGAGTGGAGTGATGAGCCGGTGTTCATCGAGCCTGTCGAGTGA
- a CDS encoding sulfatase, with amino-acid sequence MFKTLIASFFLAMALHGAERPNFVLIFIDDMGYGDIGPFGSTANDTPNLDKMAAEGLKLTSFYAAPVCSASRAQLLTGSYAPRVSVPGVFFPAGKHGLNPKEHTVADYLKELGYATMCVGKWHLGDQREFLPTRQGFDGYFGIPYSNDMRRPSSETGSGVHPLMRDEEVAKLLEDEDQRQVTRDYTTEAVGFIEKQSKGDKPFFLYFPHTAMHVPLFPHKEFVGKSRNGTYGDWVSEVDWSVGQVLDTIRRLGIEKETLVIFTSDNGPWASKGKAGGVSGPLRGSKGDTLEGGVREPTIAWWPGKVAAGSESGAIAGTTDVLPTFVSLAGGKVKEDIVIDGVDISEVLLKPGSEGPRDSWFYFKQNKLTAVRQGPWKLAVAPQTLGMGIREKPEDLKKPLRLYNLDKDLGETTDVSADNPDVVKKLQALADAKAAEIAANRRPAGEVKNPVLLFPSGKKGGKGKK; translated from the coding sequence ATGTTCAAAACCCTGATCGCGTCCTTCTTTCTCGCGATGGCATTGCATGGTGCCGAGCGCCCCAACTTCGTGCTGATTTTCATCGATGACATGGGCTACGGCGATATCGGTCCGTTCGGTTCGACCGCCAACGACACGCCGAATCTCGACAAGATGGCGGCCGAGGGGCTCAAGCTGACGAGTTTCTACGCGGCGCCGGTGTGTTCCGCCTCACGCGCCCAGCTGCTGACCGGAAGCTACGCGCCGCGGGTCTCTGTTCCGGGGGTGTTCTTCCCTGCCGGAAAGCATGGCCTGAATCCGAAGGAACACACGGTCGCCGACTATCTGAAGGAGCTCGGCTATGCGACGATGTGTGTGGGCAAGTGGCATCTCGGCGACCAGCGCGAGTTCCTCCCGACCCGTCAGGGGTTCGACGGCTACTTCGGCATTCCCTACTCGAACGACATGCGGCGGCCGTCTTCGGAGACGGGAAGCGGGGTCCACCCGCTGATGCGCGATGAGGAGGTGGCGAAGCTGTTGGAGGACGAAGACCAGCGGCAGGTGACGCGCGACTACACGACGGAGGCTGTGGGCTTCATCGAAAAGCAGTCAAAGGGAGACAAGCCGTTCTTTCTCTACTTCCCCCATACCGCGATGCACGTGCCGCTGTTTCCGCACAAGGAGTTCGTCGGCAAGTCGAGGAACGGCACTTATGGTGACTGGGTATCCGAGGTCGATTGGAGTGTCGGGCAGGTGCTCGACACCATCCGCCGGCTGGGGATCGAGAAGGAAACCCTGGTGATCTTCACCAGTGACAACGGTCCTTGGGCGTCGAAAGGGAAGGCCGGGGGAGTGTCGGGTCCGCTGCGAGGCAGCAAGGGCGATACCTTGGAAGGAGGCGTGCGCGAACCGACCATCGCGTGGTGGCCGGGCAAGGTAGCGGCGGGGTCCGAAAGCGGAGCGATCGCGGGGACGACCGACGTGCTGCCGACCTTCGTCTCGCTCGCGGGCGGCAAGGTCAAAGAGGACATCGTGATCGATGGCGTGGACATTTCCGAAGTGTTGCTCAAGCCGGGCTCGGAGGGGCCGCGGGATTCCTGGTTCTATTTCAAGCAGAACAAGCTGACCGCGGTGCGCCAGGGGCCGTGGAAGCTGGCGGTCGCGCCGCAGACGCTGGGCATGGGGATTCGCGAGAAGCCGGAGGATCTCAAGAAGCCGCTCAGGCTTTACAACCTCGACAAGGACCTCGGCGAGACGACCGACGTTTCGGCCGACAACCCGGACGTGGTGAAGAAGTTGCAGGCGCTGGCCGATGCCAAGGCGGCGGAGATCGCGGCGAACCGTCGTCCGGCAGGCGAGGTCAAGAACCCGGTGCTGCTGTTCCCGTCCGGCAAGAAGGGTGGGAAGGGCAAGAAGTAG